In Apteryx mantelli isolate bAptMan1 chromosome 16, bAptMan1.hap1, whole genome shotgun sequence, a single genomic region encodes these proteins:
- the LLGL1 gene encoding lethal(2) giant larvae protein homolog 1 isoform X2 translates to MMKFRFRRQGTDPHRDRLRHDLFAFSKTVEHGFPNQPSSLAYDPKLRIMAIGTKSGAVKIYGAPGVEFTGLHKETATVTQMHFLPGQGWLLSLLDDNTLHLWEIYQKEGCSHLEETCAVGLPGRPGCSPSITRVTVILLKSACDVACLGTEGGGVYFLALPGLTLLEEKTLFQDEILQSVPDDYRCGKALGPVESIQEHPQDPSKLLIGYSRGLVIIWDQTTRTVDHLFLGNQQLESLAWEHSGKTIVSSHSDGGYMVWAVNSSCQKTQQPVRSTIPYGPFPCKAINKILWRTCESGNPFIIFNGGMPRASYGDRHCVSVLQGQTLATLDFTSRVIDFFTVQGTEVAEGGFENPRALVVLVEEELVVIDLQTPGWPTIPAPYLAPLHSSAITCSYHISNVPLKLWERIISAGEQQSPRLSSATWPINGGKNLAQEPTQRGLLLTGHEDGTVRFWDASGVSLKPLYKLGTANIFQTDCEHNDSLNQAGEEEWPPFRKVGCFDPYSDDPRLGIQKIALCKYTAKMVVAGTAGQVLVMELSDEKSEHAVSVATVDLLQDREGFTWKGHDRLAPKNGPVAFAPGFQPSVLVQCVPPAAVTAVTLHSEWNLVAFGTSHGFGLFDYYRRNPVLARCTLHPNDSLAMEGPLSRVKSLKKSLRQSFRRIRKSRVSGKKRVNANSPSSKVQEANAQLAEQAGPPEVEMTPVQRRIEPRSADDSLSGVVRCLYFADTFLRDAAHHGPTMWAGTNSGSVFAYALEVPSQEKFSERAVEAVLGKEIQLMHRAPVVAIAVLDGRGNPLPEPYEVSRDLAKAPDMQGSHSMLISSEEQFKVFTLPKVSAKTKFKLTAHEGCRVRKVALVSFASATSEDYAENCLACLTNLGNIHIFTVPGLRPQVHYGCIRKEDISGIASCVFTKHGQGFYLISPSEFERFSLSTRNVTEPLCSLEVSRLQDTSCLSNNFTATPKLPQANGTHVPRSPEANHSPADSDRSPEEHQAAFSPGPADSPNSSMENPLDTTGDITVEEVKDFLASSEEAERNLRNASEDEARPAGILIK, encoded by the exons CTATGGCGCGCCGGGCGTGGAGTTCACGGGCTTGCACAAGGAGACGGCCACCGTCACGCAGATGCACTTCCTACCCGGCCAG GGCTGGCTGCTGTCCCTGCTCGACGACAACACGCTGCACCTCTGGGAGATCTACCAGAAGGAGGGCTGCTCCCACCTCGAGGAGACGTGCGCCGTCGGCCTGCCGGGACGCCCAGG CTGCtcccccagcatcacccgggtGACGGTGATCCTGCTGAAGTCCGCCTGTGACGTGGCCTGCCTGGGCACCGAGGGCGGCGGGGTGTACTTCCTCGCGCTCCCTGGCCTCACGCTGCTGGAGGAGAAAACCCTCTTCCAGGATGAGATCCTGCAAAG CGTGCCCGACGACTACCGCTGCGGgaaggccctggggccagtggaGTCCATCCAGGAGCACCCCCAGGACCCCAGCAAGCTCCTGATCGGGTACAGCCGGGGGCTGGTGATCATCTGGGACCAGACCACGCGCACCGTCGATCATCTCTTCCTGGGGAACCAG CAACTGGAAAGCCTGGCCTGGGAGCACAGCGGCAAGACCATCGTGAGCTCCCACAGCGACGGGGGCTACATGGTGTGGGCGGTGAACAGCAGCTGCCAGAAGACCCAGCAGCCCGTCAGGTCCACCATCCCGTACG GTCCGTTCCCTTGCAAAGCCATCAACAAAATCCTGTGGCGAACCTGCGAATCGGG caatcccttcatcatcttcaacGGCGGCATGCCGCGGGCCAGCTATGGCGACCGGCACTGCGTCAGCGTCCTGCAGGGCCAGACCCTCGCCACGCTGGACTTCACCTCCCGCGTCATCGACTTCTTCACCGTGCAGGGCACGGAGGTGGCCGAGGGAG GCTTCGAGAACCCGCGTGCCCTGGTGGTCCTGGTGGAGGAAGAGCTAGTGGTGATTGACCTCCAGACGCCGGGCTGGCCCACCATCCCGGCCCCGTACCTGGCACCTCTCCACTCCTCCGCCATCACCTGCTCCTATCACATCTCCAACGTGCCCCTCAAGCTCTGGGAGAGGATTATTagtgcaggggagcagcagagcccCCGGCTCTCCTCCGCG ACGTGGCCCATCAACGGAGGCAAGAACTTGGCCCAGGAGCCCACGCAGAGAGGTCTTCTCCTTACTGG GCACGAGGACGGCACGGTGCGGTTCTGGGACGCCTCGGGGGTGTCCCTGAAGCCGCTCTACAAGCTGGGCACTGCCAACATCTTCCAGACGGACTGCGAGCACAACGACAGCCTGAACCAGGCCGGCGAGGAGGAGTGGCCGCCCTTCCGGAAG GTGGGCTGCTTTGATCCCTACAGCGACGACCCCCGCCTGGGCATCCAGAAGATCGCGCTGTGCAAGTACACGGCCAAGATGGTGGTGGCTGGCACTGCTGGGCAG GTGCTGGTCATGGAGCTCAGCGACGAGAAGTCGGAGCACGCCGTCAGCGTGGCCACGGTCGACCTGCTGCAGGACCGCGAGGGCTTCACCTGGAAGGGCCACGACCGGCTGGCGCCCAAGAACGGTCCCGTGGCCTTTGCCCCCGGCTTCCAGCCCAGCGTGCTGGTGCAGTGCGTGCCGCCAGCCGCCGTCACCGCCGTGACGCTCCACTCCGAGTGGAACCTCGTGGCCTTCGGCACCAGCCACGGCTTTGGCCTCTTCGACTACTACAGACGCAACCCGGTGCTGGCCAG GTGTACGCTGCACCCCAACGACTCCCTGGCCATGGAGGGCCCCCTGTCCCGCGTGAAGTCCCTCAAGAAGTCCCTGCGGCAGTCCTTCCGCCGGATCCGCAAGAGCAGGGTGTCGGGCAAGAAGAGGGTCAACGCCAACAGCCCGTCCAGCAAG GTCCAGGAAGCCAACGCGCAGCTGGCTGAGCAGGCAGGGCCCCCGGAGGTGGAGATGACGCCCGTGCAGAGGCGGATCGAGCCGCGCTCGGCGGACGACTCGCTCTCGGGGGTGGTGCGTTGCCTCTACTTCGCGGATACCTTCCTTCGAGATG CGGCCCATCACGGCCCCACGATGTGGGCAGGGACCAACTCGGGCTCGGTGTTCGCCTACGCCCTGGAGGTGCCGTCGCAGGAGAAGTTCTCGGAGCGCGCGGTGGAGGCGGTGCTGGGCAAAGAGATCCAGCTGATGCACCGGGCGCCCGTGGTGGCCATCGCCGTGCTGGACGGGCGGGGGAACCCGCTGCCTGAGCCCTATGAGGTCTCGCGGGACTTGGCCAAAGCCCCCGACATGCAGGGCAGCCACTCCATGCTCATCTCCTCGGAGGAGCAGTTCAAG GTGTTCACGCTGCCCAAGGTGAGCGCCAAGACCAAGTTCAAGCTGACGGCGCACGAGGGGTGCCGGGTACGGAAGGTGGCCCTGGTGAGCTTTGCCAGCGCCACTTCCGAGGACTACGCGGAGAACTGCCTGGCCTGTCTCACCAACCTGGGCAACATCCACATCTTCACGGTGCCTGGCCTGCGGCCCCAGGTCCACTACGGCTGCATCCGCAAGGAGGACATCAGCGGCATCGCCTCCTGCGTCTTCACCAAGCACGGCCAAG GTTTCTACCTGATTTCGCCATCCGAATTTGAACGCTTCTCCCTGAGCACCAGGAACGTGACGGAGCCGCTGTGCTCCCTGGAGGTCTCCAGGCTCCAGGACACCTCCTGTCTCAG CAACAACTTCACGGCGACGCCGAAGCTGCCGCAGGCGAACGGCACCCACGTCCCGCGCAGCCCCGAGGCCAATCACTCCCCTGCCGACAGCGACC GGTCCCCCGAGGAGCACCAGGCAGCCttctcccccggccccgccgacTCCCCCAACAGCAGCATGGAGAACCCGCTGGACACCACCGGGGACATCACCGTGGAGGAAGTGAAGGATTTCCTGGC GTCCTCCGAGGAAGCGGAGAGGAACCTGAGGAACGCGAGCGAGGACGAGGCCCGGCCCGCGGGGATCCTCATCAAGTGA
- the LLGL1 gene encoding lethal(2) giant larvae protein homolog 1 isoform X1, producing MMKFRFRRQGTDPHRDRLRHDLFAFSKTVEHGFPNQPSSLAYDPKLRIMAIGTKSGAVKIYGAPGVEFTGLHKETATVTQMHFLPGQGWLLSLLDDNTLHLWEIYQKEGCSHLEETCAVGLPGRPGFDSANCSPSITRVTVILLKSACDVACLGTEGGGVYFLALPGLTLLEEKTLFQDEILQSVPDDYRCGKALGPVESIQEHPQDPSKLLIGYSRGLVIIWDQTTRTVDHLFLGNQQLESLAWEHSGKTIVSSHSDGGYMVWAVNSSCQKTQQPVRSTIPYGPFPCKAINKILWRTCESGNPFIIFNGGMPRASYGDRHCVSVLQGQTLATLDFTSRVIDFFTVQGTEVAEGGFENPRALVVLVEEELVVIDLQTPGWPTIPAPYLAPLHSSAITCSYHISNVPLKLWERIISAGEQQSPRLSSATWPINGGKNLAQEPTQRGLLLTGHEDGTVRFWDASGVSLKPLYKLGTANIFQTDCEHNDSLNQAGEEEWPPFRKVGCFDPYSDDPRLGIQKIALCKYTAKMVVAGTAGQVLVMELSDEKSEHAVSVATVDLLQDREGFTWKGHDRLAPKNGPVAFAPGFQPSVLVQCVPPAAVTAVTLHSEWNLVAFGTSHGFGLFDYYRRNPVLARCTLHPNDSLAMEGPLSRVKSLKKSLRQSFRRIRKSRVSGKKRVNANSPSSKVQEANAQLAEQAGPPEVEMTPVQRRIEPRSADDSLSGVVRCLYFADTFLRDAAHHGPTMWAGTNSGSVFAYALEVPSQEKFSERAVEAVLGKEIQLMHRAPVVAIAVLDGRGNPLPEPYEVSRDLAKAPDMQGSHSMLISSEEQFKVFTLPKVSAKTKFKLTAHEGCRVRKVALVSFASATSEDYAENCLACLTNLGNIHIFTVPGLRPQVHYGCIRKEDISGIASCVFTKHGQGFYLISPSEFERFSLSTRNVTEPLCSLEVSRLQDTSCLSNNFTATPKLPQANGTHVPRSPEANHSPADSDRSPEEHQAAFSPGPADSPNSSMENPLDTTGDITVEEVKDFLASSEEAERNLRNASEDEARPAGILIK from the exons CTATGGCGCGCCGGGCGTGGAGTTCACGGGCTTGCACAAGGAGACGGCCACCGTCACGCAGATGCACTTCCTACCCGGCCAG GGCTGGCTGCTGTCCCTGCTCGACGACAACACGCTGCACCTCTGGGAGATCTACCAGAAGGAGGGCTGCTCCCACCTCGAGGAGACGTGCGCCGTCGGCCTGCCGGGACGCCCAGGGTTCGACAGCGCTAA CTGCtcccccagcatcacccgggtGACGGTGATCCTGCTGAAGTCCGCCTGTGACGTGGCCTGCCTGGGCACCGAGGGCGGCGGGGTGTACTTCCTCGCGCTCCCTGGCCTCACGCTGCTGGAGGAGAAAACCCTCTTCCAGGATGAGATCCTGCAAAG CGTGCCCGACGACTACCGCTGCGGgaaggccctggggccagtggaGTCCATCCAGGAGCACCCCCAGGACCCCAGCAAGCTCCTGATCGGGTACAGCCGGGGGCTGGTGATCATCTGGGACCAGACCACGCGCACCGTCGATCATCTCTTCCTGGGGAACCAG CAACTGGAAAGCCTGGCCTGGGAGCACAGCGGCAAGACCATCGTGAGCTCCCACAGCGACGGGGGCTACATGGTGTGGGCGGTGAACAGCAGCTGCCAGAAGACCCAGCAGCCCGTCAGGTCCACCATCCCGTACG GTCCGTTCCCTTGCAAAGCCATCAACAAAATCCTGTGGCGAACCTGCGAATCGGG caatcccttcatcatcttcaacGGCGGCATGCCGCGGGCCAGCTATGGCGACCGGCACTGCGTCAGCGTCCTGCAGGGCCAGACCCTCGCCACGCTGGACTTCACCTCCCGCGTCATCGACTTCTTCACCGTGCAGGGCACGGAGGTGGCCGAGGGAG GCTTCGAGAACCCGCGTGCCCTGGTGGTCCTGGTGGAGGAAGAGCTAGTGGTGATTGACCTCCAGACGCCGGGCTGGCCCACCATCCCGGCCCCGTACCTGGCACCTCTCCACTCCTCCGCCATCACCTGCTCCTATCACATCTCCAACGTGCCCCTCAAGCTCTGGGAGAGGATTATTagtgcaggggagcagcagagcccCCGGCTCTCCTCCGCG ACGTGGCCCATCAACGGAGGCAAGAACTTGGCCCAGGAGCCCACGCAGAGAGGTCTTCTCCTTACTGG GCACGAGGACGGCACGGTGCGGTTCTGGGACGCCTCGGGGGTGTCCCTGAAGCCGCTCTACAAGCTGGGCACTGCCAACATCTTCCAGACGGACTGCGAGCACAACGACAGCCTGAACCAGGCCGGCGAGGAGGAGTGGCCGCCCTTCCGGAAG GTGGGCTGCTTTGATCCCTACAGCGACGACCCCCGCCTGGGCATCCAGAAGATCGCGCTGTGCAAGTACACGGCCAAGATGGTGGTGGCTGGCACTGCTGGGCAG GTGCTGGTCATGGAGCTCAGCGACGAGAAGTCGGAGCACGCCGTCAGCGTGGCCACGGTCGACCTGCTGCAGGACCGCGAGGGCTTCACCTGGAAGGGCCACGACCGGCTGGCGCCCAAGAACGGTCCCGTGGCCTTTGCCCCCGGCTTCCAGCCCAGCGTGCTGGTGCAGTGCGTGCCGCCAGCCGCCGTCACCGCCGTGACGCTCCACTCCGAGTGGAACCTCGTGGCCTTCGGCACCAGCCACGGCTTTGGCCTCTTCGACTACTACAGACGCAACCCGGTGCTGGCCAG GTGTACGCTGCACCCCAACGACTCCCTGGCCATGGAGGGCCCCCTGTCCCGCGTGAAGTCCCTCAAGAAGTCCCTGCGGCAGTCCTTCCGCCGGATCCGCAAGAGCAGGGTGTCGGGCAAGAAGAGGGTCAACGCCAACAGCCCGTCCAGCAAG GTCCAGGAAGCCAACGCGCAGCTGGCTGAGCAGGCAGGGCCCCCGGAGGTGGAGATGACGCCCGTGCAGAGGCGGATCGAGCCGCGCTCGGCGGACGACTCGCTCTCGGGGGTGGTGCGTTGCCTCTACTTCGCGGATACCTTCCTTCGAGATG CGGCCCATCACGGCCCCACGATGTGGGCAGGGACCAACTCGGGCTCGGTGTTCGCCTACGCCCTGGAGGTGCCGTCGCAGGAGAAGTTCTCGGAGCGCGCGGTGGAGGCGGTGCTGGGCAAAGAGATCCAGCTGATGCACCGGGCGCCCGTGGTGGCCATCGCCGTGCTGGACGGGCGGGGGAACCCGCTGCCTGAGCCCTATGAGGTCTCGCGGGACTTGGCCAAAGCCCCCGACATGCAGGGCAGCCACTCCATGCTCATCTCCTCGGAGGAGCAGTTCAAG GTGTTCACGCTGCCCAAGGTGAGCGCCAAGACCAAGTTCAAGCTGACGGCGCACGAGGGGTGCCGGGTACGGAAGGTGGCCCTGGTGAGCTTTGCCAGCGCCACTTCCGAGGACTACGCGGAGAACTGCCTGGCCTGTCTCACCAACCTGGGCAACATCCACATCTTCACGGTGCCTGGCCTGCGGCCCCAGGTCCACTACGGCTGCATCCGCAAGGAGGACATCAGCGGCATCGCCTCCTGCGTCTTCACCAAGCACGGCCAAG GTTTCTACCTGATTTCGCCATCCGAATTTGAACGCTTCTCCCTGAGCACCAGGAACGTGACGGAGCCGCTGTGCTCCCTGGAGGTCTCCAGGCTCCAGGACACCTCCTGTCTCAG CAACAACTTCACGGCGACGCCGAAGCTGCCGCAGGCGAACGGCACCCACGTCCCGCGCAGCCCCGAGGCCAATCACTCCCCTGCCGACAGCGACC GGTCCCCCGAGGAGCACCAGGCAGCCttctcccccggccccgccgacTCCCCCAACAGCAGCATGGAGAACCCGCTGGACACCACCGGGGACATCACCGTGGAGGAAGTGAAGGATTTCCTGGC GTCCTCCGAGGAAGCGGAGAGGAACCTGAGGAACGCGAGCGAGGACGAGGCCCGGCCCGCGGGGATCCTCATCAAGTGA
- the FLII gene encoding protein flightless-1 homolog, which yields MAATGVLPFVRGVDLSGNDFKGGYFPEHVKAMTSLRWLKLNRTGLCYLPEELAALQKLEHLSVSHNSLTTLHGELSGLPCLRAIVARANSLKNSGVPDDIFQLDDLSVLDLSYNQLTECPRELENAKNMLVLNLGHNSIETIPNQLFINLTDLLYLDLSNNKLESLPPQMRRLVHLQTLILNDNPLLHAQLRQLPAMTALQTLHLRNTQRTQSNLPTSLEGLVNLADVDLSCNELSRVPECLYTLSSLRRLNLSSNQISELSLCIDQWTQLETLNLSRNQLTSLPSAICKLTKLKKMYLNSNKLDFDGIPSGIGKLTSLEEFMAANNNLELIPESLCRCSKLRKLVLNKNRLVTLPEAIHFLTDVEILDVRENPNLVMPPKPVDRTSECYNIDFSLQNQLRLAGASPATVAAAAAGSGTKDPLARKMRLRRRKDSAQDDQAKQVLKGMSDVAQEKNKKLEENGDTRAPDLKTRRWDQGLEKPQLDYSEFFSEDVGQLPGVCVWQIENFVPTLVDEAFHGKFYEADCYIVLKTFLDENGSLNWEIYYWIGQEATLDKKACSAIHAVNLRNYLGAECRSIREEMGDESDEFLQVFDHDISYIEGGTASGFFTVEDTHYVTRLYRVYGKKNVKLEPVALKGTSLDPRFVFLLDHGLDLFVWRGRQATLSGTTKARLFAEKINKNERKGKAEITLLAQGQETPDFWEVLGGQPEEIRPCVPDDFQPHKPKLYKVGLGLGYLELPQINYKLSVEHKKRLKADLMPEMRLLQSLLDTKSVYILDCWSDVFIWIGRKSPRLVRAAALKLSQELCGMLHRPKHAMVSRNLEGTECQVFKSKFKNWDDVLRVDYTRNAENVLQDGGLAGKVRKDAEKKDQMKADLTALFLPRQPPMPLSEAEQLMEEWNEDLDGMEGFVLEGKKFARLPEEEFGHFHTHDCYVFLCRYWVPVEYEDEEEKKKKGEGKGEEEGEEEEEEKQPEEDFQCIVYFWQGREASNMGWLTFTFSLQKKFESLFPGKLEVVRMTQQQENPKFLSHFKRRFVIHRGKRKDRASPPQPSLYHIRTNGGALCTRCIQINTDAGLLNSEFCFILKVPFESTDNQGIVYTWVGRAADPDEAKLAEDIMNHMFDDSYSKQVINEGEEPENFFWVGIGSQKPYDEDADYMKHSRLFRCSNEKGYFSVSEKCSDFCQDDLADDDIMLLDNGREVYMWVGTQTSQVEIKLSLKACQVYIQHMRSKDPARPRKLRLVRKGNEPWPFTRCFHAWSAFRKPPA from the exons aTGGCGGCCACCGGGGTGCTGCCCTTCGTCCGCGGCGTCGACCTCAGCGGCAACGACTTCAag ggcGGCTACTTCCCCGAGCACGTGAAGGCCATGACCAGCCTGCGCTGGCTGAAGCTGAACCGCACGGGGCTCTGCTACCTGCCCGAGGAGCTCGCCGCCCTCCAGAAGCTG GAACATCTGTCCGTGAGCCACAACAGCCTCACCACGCTCCACGGCGAGCTCTCCGGCCTGCCCTGCCTGCGG gcGATCGTGGCTCGTGCGAACAGCCTGAAGAACTCGGGAGTCCCCGACGACATCTTCCAGCTGGACGACCTCTCCGTGCTG GACCTGAGCTACAACCAGCTCACAGAATGCCCTCGGGAACTGGAGAACGCCAAGAACATGCTGGTCCTCAACCTCGGCCACAACAG CATTGAGACCATCCCCAACCAGCTCTTCATCAACCTGACGGACCTGCTCTATCTCGACCTGAGCAACAACAAGCTGGAGAGCCTCCCGCCGCAGATGAGACGCCTGGTCCACCTCCAGACCCTCATCCTCAACGACAACCCGCTCCTCCACGCGCAGCTCCG GCAGCTCCCGGCGATGACGGCCCTGCAGACCCTCCACCTCAGGAACACCCAGCGCACGCAGAGCAACCTGCCCACCAGCCTCGAGGGCCTGGTGAACCTGGCAG ACGTGGACCTGTCCTGCAATGAGCTCAGCCGCGTCCCCGAGTGCCTCTACACCCTGAGCAGCCTGCGGCGCCTCAACCTCAGCAGCAACCAGATCTCGGAGCTGTCTCTCTGCATCGACCAGTGGACCCAGCTGGAGACCCTCAACCTGTCCCGCAACCAGCTCACCTCCTTGCCC tcGGCCATCTGCAAGCTGACCAAGCTGAAGAAAATGTACCTGAACTCCAACAAGCTCGACTTCGACGGGATCCCCTCGGGCATCGGCAAGCTCACCAGCCTCGAGGAGTTCATGGCAGCCAACAACAACCTGGAGCTCATCCCCGAGAGCCTGTGCAG GTGCTCCAAGCTGAGGAAGCTGGTGCTGAACAAGAACCGCCTGGTGACGCTGCCGGAGGCCATTCACTTCCTGACGGACGTGGAG ATCCTGGATGTGCGCGAGAACCCCAACCTGGTGATGCCCCCGAAGCCGGTGGACCGGACGTCGGAGTGCTACAACATCGACTTCTCCCTGCAGAACCAGCTGCGCCTGGCGGGAGCCTCCCCAGCCAccgtggcggccgcggcggcag GGAGCGGCACCAAGGACCCCCTGGCCCGCAAGATGCGGCTCCGGCGGCGCAAGGACTCAGCTCAGGATGACCAGGCCAAGCAGGTGCTGAAGGGCATGTCGGACGTGGCCCAGGAGAAGAACAAGAAGCTGGAG GAGAACGGGGACACACGGGCACCGGACCTGAAGACGCGCCGCTGGGATCAAGGCTTGGAGAAGCCGCAGCTGGACTACTCGGAGTTCTTCAGCGAGGACGTGGGGCAGCTGCCCGGTGTCTGCGTCTGGCAGATCGAGAACTTCGTGCCCACGCTGGTGGACGAGGCTTTCCACGGCAAGTTCTACGAGGCTGACTGCTACATCGTGCTCAAG ACCTTCCTGGATGAGAACGGCTCCCTGAACTGGGAGATCTACTACTGGATCGGGCAGGAGGCCACGCTGGACAAGAAGGCCTGCTCCGCCATCCATGCCGTCAACCTCCGCAACTACCTGGGGGCCGAGTGCCGCAGCATCCGGGAGGAGATGGGGGATGAGAGCGACGAGTTCCTCCAG gtCTTTGACCACGACATCTCCTACATCGAGGGTGGCACGGCCAGCGGCTTCTTCACCGTTGAGGACACGCACTATGTCACCAG GCTGTACCGCGTCTACGGGAAGAAGAACGTCAAGCTGGAGCCGGTGGCGCTGAAGGGGACATCACTGGACCCCCG GTTCGTCTTCCTCCTGGACCACGGCCTCGACCTCTTCGTGTGGCGGGGGAGGCAGGCGACGCTGAGCGGCACCACCAAGGCCAG GCTCTTCGCCGAGAAGATCAACAAGAACGAGCGGAAGGGCAAAGCGGAGATCACGCTGCTCGCCCAGGGCCAGGAGACCCCTGACTTCTGGGAGGTGCTGGGTGGGCAGCCCGAGGAGATCCGGCCCTGCGTCCCCGACGACTTTCAGCCGCACAAGCCCAAGCTCTACAAG GTCGGCCTGGGCCTGGGCTACCTGGAGTTGCCCCAGATCAACTACAAGCTCTCGGTGGAGCACAAGAAGAGGCTGAAGGCTGACCTGATGCCGGAGATGCGCCTG ctgcagagcctgCTGGACACCAAGAGCGTGTACATCCTGGACTGCTGGTCCGACGTCTTCATCTGGATCGGGCGGAAGTCACCGCGGCtggtgcgggcggcggcgctgaaGCTGAGCCAGGAGCTGTGCGGCATGCTGCACCGGCCCAAGCACGCCATGGTCAGCAGGAACCTGGAGGGCACCGAGTGCCAG GTGTTCAAATCCAAGTTCAAGAACTGGGACGACGTCCTGCGGGTGGACTACACCCGCAACGCCGAGAACGTGCTGCAGGACGGCGGCCTGGCCGGCAAGGTCCGCAAGGACGCCGAGAAGAAAGACCAGATGAAGGCCGACCTCACGGCGCTCTTcctgccccgccagccccccaTGCCCCTGAGCGAG GCGGAGCAGCTGATGGAGGAGTGGAACGAGGACCTGGACGGCATGGAGGGCTTCGTGCTAGAGGGCAAGAAATTCGCTCGCCTGCCCGAGGAGGAGTTTGGCCACTTCCACACCCACGACTGCTACGTCTTCCTCTGCAG GTACTGGGTGCCAGTGGAGTACGAggatgaggaggaaaagaagaagaaaggcgagggcaaaggggaagaggagggcgaggaagaagaggaggagaagcagcCTGAGGAAGACTTCCAGTGCATCGTCTACTTCTGGCAGGGCCGCGAGGCCTCCAACATGGGCTGGCTCACCTTCACCTTCAGCCTTCAGAAGAAGTTTGAGAGTCTCTTCCCCGGCAAGCTGGAG GTCGTGCGCATGACCCAGCAGCAGGAGAACCCCAAGTTCCTCTCGCACTTCAAGAGGAGGTTCGTCATCCACAGGGGCAAGCGGAAGGACAGGGCCAGCCCGCCCCAGCCCAGCCTCTACCACATCCGCACCAACGGCGGGGCCCTCTGCACCAG GTGCATCCAGATCAACACGGATGCTGGTCTGCTCAACTCCGAGTTCTGCTTCATCCTCAAG GTGCCCTTTGAGAGCACCGACAACCAGGGCATCGTCTACACCTGGGTGGGCCGGGCCGCCGACCCTGACGAGGCCAAGCTGGCTGAGGACATCATGAACCACATGTTCGATGACTCTTACAGCAAGCAG GTGATCAACGAgggagaggagcccgagaacttcTTCTGGGTTGGCATCGGCAGCCAGAAGCCCTACGATGAAGACGCCGACTACATGAAGCACTCCCGGCTCTTCAG GTGCTCCAACGAGAAGGGCTATTTCTCTGTGTCGGAGAAGTGCTCAGATTTCTGCCAGGACGACCTGGCCGACGATGACATCATGCTGCTGGACAACGGGCGGGAG GTCTACATGTGGGTAGGGACCCAGACCAGCCAGGTGGAGATCAAGCTGAGCCTCAAAGCGTGCCAG GTCTACATCCAGCACATGCGCTCCAAGGACCCCGCGCGCCCCCGCAAGCTCCGGCTGGTGCGGAAAGGCAACGAGCCCTGGCCCTTCACGCGCTGCTTCCACGCCTGGAGCGCCTTCCGCAAGCCGCCCGCCTAA